A portion of the Streptomyces sp. YPW6 genome contains these proteins:
- a CDS encoding response regulator transcription factor: protein MAIRVLLVDDQPLLRTGFRMILEAEGDLAVVGEAGDGLQAIDQVRALQPDVVLMDIRMPRMDGVEATRQITGPGKDGPAKVLVLTTFDLDEYVVEALRAGASGFLLKDAPAAELVQAIRVVAAGEAMLAPSITRRLLDKYADHLPSGEEPVPDALHTLTDREVEVLKLVARGLSNAEIAAELFVSETTVKTHVGHVLTKLGLRDRVQAAVYAYESGLVRPGAQ from the coding sequence GTGGCGATCCGCGTCCTTCTGGTCGACGACCAGCCCCTGCTGCGCACCGGTTTCCGGATGATCCTGGAGGCGGAAGGCGATCTGGCGGTGGTCGGCGAGGCCGGTGACGGTCTGCAGGCCATCGACCAGGTGCGGGCGCTCCAGCCCGATGTGGTGCTGATGGACATCCGGATGCCGCGGATGGACGGGGTCGAGGCGACCCGGCAGATCACCGGTCCCGGTAAGGACGGCCCGGCGAAGGTGCTGGTGCTCACCACCTTCGATCTCGACGAGTACGTGGTGGAGGCGCTGCGGGCGGGGGCCAGCGGCTTCCTGCTGAAGGACGCCCCGGCGGCCGAGCTGGTGCAGGCGATCCGGGTGGTGGCGGCGGGCGAGGCCATGCTCGCGCCGAGCATCACGCGTCGGCTGCTCGACAAGTACGCCGACCATCTGCCGTCCGGCGAGGAGCCGGTGCCGGACGCCCTGCACACGCTGACGGACCGTGAGGTCGAGGTGCTGAAGCTGGTGGCGCGGGGGCTGTCCAACGCGGAGATCGCGGCGGAGCTGTTCGTCAGTGAGACGACGGTCAAGACGCATGTGGGCCATGTGCTCACCAAGCTCGGTCTGCGCGACCGGGTGCAGGCCGCGGTGTACGCGTACGAGAGCGGGCTGGTGCGTCCCGGCGCGCAGTAG